The genomic segment TAACCAAAGTGATATTCAAATTTATAATTTCCCCTAAAACTTTTTGTAATGTTTGAAATAATTTCTTCCATTCTATTTCTAACATATACTCTTATATTTTCATCTAAAGTTCTTACAGTTCCTTCAATTTCAACAAGCTCTGGAATTACATTATAAGATGTTCCTCCTGAAATTTTTCCAAAACTTATGACAGATGGAGAAAAAACTTCTATTTCTCTTGAAATAATTTCTTGAATAGATAAAACAATTTGAGAAGAAATATAAATAGGATCGACACCTCTATGGGGAGTAGCACCATGAGTACCCTTTCCTAAAACTAAAATTTTAAAACTGTCAATTGAAGCCATAAAAGGACCTTTATATAAACCAATAACTCCATTTTCAATTTCATCTATAAAATTTCCCACATGTATTCCTAAAATAGCATCAACTTTTGGATTTTCAAGAATTCCCTCATCTATTAAAAGTTTTGCTCCACATTCTTTCTCTTCACCTGGTTGAAAAATAAATTTTACCTTTCCATTTAACTTATCTTCATATTTTTTTAAAACTTTTGCAACACCTAAAACAATAGCCATATGACCATCATGACCGCACGCATGCATATTTTCATTTTTAGATGAATAAGGAAGACCTGTTTCTTCTTTTATAGGTAAAGCATCCATATCACTTCTTATTGCAATCACTTTTCCATCTTTTTTTCCTATAATTGCACTAATTCCTGAGCAAGATTTATAATCCTTTATCTCTAAATTAAGTTTTTTTAATTCATTTATAATATATTTTTTTGTTTCAGGAAGAGCCCAACTTCAGGAATTTGATGGAGATTCATTCTATGATTCATAATTTCATTTTCAATTTCTTTTACATAATTTTTAATCTCTTCCATTTTAGTTTCTCCTTATGAATAAATTTTTATTGGTTCTGGTTTTTTATAATTTTCAGTTTTATTGAAAATCTCAAGTACAAAATTAAGGTCCTTTTCTGTTTTCATATGTGCAAAAAATTTTCCACTCCAAATTCCACTTTGATGTGGTTTTATACCCCTTTGATTAAAAAATTCATTAACTTTATTGAAATCTTTTATTTTAAAACCAATATGATGAAGTCCAGGACCATGATTTTTTAAAAATTCATAATAAACACTATTTTCATCAATTGGTTGAACTAATTCAAGTTCAACTGATCCCATTTCACACATTGCAACAATATATTCAAATTCTCTATATTCATCATTTCTTTTCATTTCAACTGTTGTTTCTTTATCAATCTTATAAATTTTCCAAGGTCCAATTCCATACTCATCATTAAAAATTTTTAATGAGTTTTCTAAATCTTCAACAACAATTGCGATTTGAATAATTTCTTCAAAAAGTTTTTCTTTCATAAATTCACCTCTTTTAAAAATATTTATTTAATTTTTCTTTTAGATCTTTTAAATCTTTGTATCTTATCAATATAATTTCTGGGTTTCCATTTATCATTGCAGAAAGAATTTTACCTTCTTCTAAAAAAGCAATTACTCTTTTTTTGTTACAAAGTGCAAAAGCAATTTCAAAACCAACTCCAAGAGATGGAGAATTTACATCTGCGAGAAGAAGATCTGAATTTAAAAGAGCCTCAATATCTCTTTTAAAAATATCATTATCAGAGAAAAGGCTTTCTGAATAAGTAGGAATTAAATTAAATTCTGTTGTAATTGAATGGCCTTTTTCTTTTAAAAAATTATAAATATCTTTTATTAAATTATCATTTCTTGTACCACCCCTAATTGAGAAAGCAAAGTATATCTTCATAATACCTCCAATTTAATCTTTTTTATTATATAATATTTTTTATGAATAAATTATTTGAAAAAATATTAGTATCACTTGAACCATCAGAAGAGTGGAAGATTTTTCTTTCATATCTTACAAAATGTTTTAAAGACTCAAAATTTTACATTCTCTCAGTTATTGATACAACAAAGTTTATTGGTAGAGGAATAAAACTATATGAAGATTATTTGACAGAATTAATTGAAAAATCTTTAAAAGATTATGAAGAGTTATTAAATGAAAAAAAAGTTGATTTTGAGATAGTTTTAAGAAAAGGAAGAGTTAAAGATTCAGTATTTGATGAAGTAAAAGAAAAGGGAATAGATTTGCTTGTTATTGGAAGTCACTCTGCAGTTGGAGTTAAAAGATTAAAACTTGGAGGTATTGCAAAAGATATATTAATAAACTCTCACATTCCAGTTTTAGTAATGAATGCACTTGTTGAACCCTCTCTTAAACCTAAAATTTTAAATCCTACAACTGGAAGTCAATATTCATATGAAGCAACAATTTTTTCATTGAAATATGCAAAAAATTTTAATGGAAATTTAACAGTTCTATTTTTAATAAAAGATGAAAAAATAATAGAAAATTATATGGAAAGAGTAAAAATTGAAAGTGAAAAACTCTCTATTGATGTTAATTTTAAGATATTTGAAAAAGATCCTCTTGAATCAATTTTGGAAAGCACAAAAGAGCATGATTTAATAATAGGCAGTAGAGGATATAAAGGTTTTAAATATAAATTAAGAAACATTATTAAAGAATTTTCACTTGATTATATTGTAAGAAGCACAATAACTTTATCAGAAAAACCGATTCTTCTTATCTGCGATTAGGAGAATATTATGAAAAACGAAATTATTTCAATTTTAATTTTTATTTTATCTTATCTTTTGATAATTTTTGATATTTTACCAAGAACAATAATAGTTTTTTTCTCCGCTTCCATTTTAGTTTTATTAAAAATTTTAACTCCAAATGAAGCTCTATCTTTTGTAAATTGGGATGCAATAACACTACTTTTTGGTATGTTTACTCTTGTTATTACTTTAAAAGAGGTTAACTTTTTTAAAATTGTTGGAAATAGAGTTGTAAGAATTTTTGGTAAAAATTTAATTTTATTATTCATCTCTCTTTCACTTTTAACTGCTTTTCTATCTGCATTTATGGATAGTATAACTGTTATGATGTTTATATCTTCTTTAACAATAGAAATATCCAAAATTTTAGGTTTTAATCCAGTTCCATTTATATTAATTGAAATCGTTTCATCAAATATTGGAGGAAGCTCTACAATGGTTGGAGACCCGCCAAATGTTATAATTGGTACATCTCTTGGTTTTTCTTTTATAGACTTTTTAAAAAATGTAGCACCTATTTCAATTATTGTTCTTATTTTTAATATTATTTATTTTTTGTTTATTTTTAAAAATGATTTAAAGATAAAAATAAAAAAAGAGGTTGAGATAAAAAGAATTGAAATTAAAGATAAATATAGTTTTTTTGTTTCAATCTTTGTTTTTCTATTAACTGTATCACTTCTTGTTTTTCATAAAACTATAAATATTTCTGTTGGAGTAATAGGGTTAATCGGAGCCTCTTTAGCTTTGTTTTTAAATGGAAATAGATTTAGAAATATATGGGAAAAAATTGATTGGGATACTCTTTTGTTTTTCATTGGATTATTTATAATAGTTGGTTCTCTTGAAAAAGTTGGATTTTTATCTCAAATTACTAATTTTATGATTAAGATTTTTAAAAATCCTAAAATTTTACCAAGTGAACTTCTTTTCTTTTCAGGCATTTTATCAAGTGTGGTTGATAATGTTCCACTTGCCTTTTCAATGGTCCCTATTATTAAAAATATGAGTGTATTAAAGGGAATACCAATTGGAGTACTTGCATGGGGACTTTCTCTTGGAACTGACCTTGGTGGTAATGGAACTCCAATTGGTGCATCAGCAAATGTTGTTGCTTTGTCTATTCTTGAAAAAAGTGGAATAAGAGTTTCTTGGGGTTATTATCTTAAAAAAGTTTTTTTGGGTACAATTTTATCTCTTATTCTTTCAGGATTGCTACTTATTCTATTTCACAGGTTCTAAAAAATAAATAAAAAGAGTTAAATCTGAATAAATGCCAAAGATAATTTTTGATGAACTATTTTCATCAAGATATTTTTTAATTTTTCCTTTTGGATCATATAAACTTAATAGATCACTTCCAACTTGAGAATAGACAAAAATTGTTGGTTTTTCTTCTTTTTCTAAAAAATTTAATGCAAATTCTATTTTTTTTGATGTATCAAACATGAAATTATTTAATGGAAGATCTAAAATATACTTAAATTCTCCAGTGATATTAAATGTATATCTATACATTTCATATTTGTTTAAAAAAATAACTTTTTTTCCATCTAATAAATTTTTTATTTGAGGTATTTCTGGATGACCTTTGATTAAACTAAAAGGAACAAATATATAAAACAAAATTATTAAAAAAATTAAAACTTTTTCTTTATATTTTTTAAAGAAAAAAGCCCCCTCTATTAACAAATAATAAGATGGAATGATAATAAATGATATGTAATGAAAATAAAGAGAACCAAAAATTTTTGTTATAGAAAAAAACATTATAAAATATGTAAAAAAGTAAAAAATCAGAAAAATTTTAAATTCATTTTTAAATTTTATTAATCCTAAGATTATTATAAAAACAAGAATAAAAATTATAAAAATAAACACTTCTTTTGAATTTAAGAATAGATAAGAGAAAAAATCAGATAAAAAAGATTCAAAGGTTATATTGCCCCATCCTCTCGAAAGCTCAAATCTTCTTTTTAGTTGAATAAAAAATATGTATGAAAATGGTAAATATATTATTCCACAAATTATAGAAGTAATAAAAGAAGACCACCTTTTCTTTATTAGAAAATATAAACTTTCAATAAAAAAGAGTGGAATAGTTAGGTGATGAGTAAGCATCATTAAAATATTTGATATAACAAAATGAATTTTATAAACTCTCTCTCCTTTTAAAAGATTAAAAAAGAATAAAATTGAGAGTGAAGAGAGAAACAATGCAAGTGAATACATTCTTACAAGAGTTGATATGTAAAGAAAAAATGGAGATACAGTAATTAAAATACCAAGATATTTTGATTCATCCTCTCCTATAAATTCATTTAATTTAAATAGAATTATATAAATTGTTAATATACCAAAAACTAAAGATATTATTCTTAATAAGATTTCATTATGAGGAAATATATAAAGAAATAAAGATAATAAAATGTGATATAGAGGAGGGTGAAAATCATTTAGAGAATTTAGAATTGCTGATATTAATCCTAATGAAGATACTTTTGCAGACCATGCTTCATCTCCATAAATAAATTTAGGAATAAAAATTAAAAAGTTTGTTATTAAAAAAGCAACAATTAATAAGAAAAATACCCTCTTTTTATCCAAAATTAATTTCATATTTAAATTATATAATAACAATTTTAATTAGATTATTGAAAAAATTTTTCAATTATGTTATAATTTTTTAAAGGAGGTTAACATGAAAGATATAACATTTGAAGCAAGCGTTGAATTAAAAGAAGGTTTAACATTTGAAGCTAAAACAAGAAACTTTTCGTTTATAATAGATGAACCAGAAAATCTTGGAGGTAAAAATTTAGGACCAAATCCAGTAGAATATCTCTTATTTGCACTTGGTGGTTGTCTCGGAATTGTAATTCAAGTTGTTGCAAAAGAGATGAACTTGAAGATTGATAAAATAAAAATAAATTTAAGAGGAGAACTTAATCCTTTAAGATTTATGGGTAAAGACTTTTCAGAAAGAGCAGGTTATAAAAAGATAACTGTTGAAGTTGATATAAAATCAGAAGAATCAAAAGAAAAACTTCATGAACTAATTAAAAAAGTAGAAGAGAGATGTCCTATCTCAGATAATATAAGAAATGTAACACCTGTTGAGATTGTTTTAAAATAAAACTATTTTATATTCGGAATAATACAGAGAAACTCTAAATCACCTTCTCCTTCGTTTATAATTTGATGCTCTTTGTTAGGAGGTATATAAACAAAAAAGTTATTTGAAATATAATAATCTTCTCCATCAATATAAACTTTTCCATCTCCTTTTAAAATAAATATTTCATGTTCATAATTGTGGGAGTGTCTTGGAGAATTTCCACCTTTTTCAATTCTAAAGAATCTCAAGTGAAAGTTTGGCCCTTTAATAAGCCATCTAATGAAAGCATCTTTTGCTCCATGCATCTCAACA from the Caldisericia bacterium genome contains:
- a CDS encoding cupin domain-containing protein, whose protein sequence is MEKIVKNYIEVPEEIVEMHGAKDAFIRWLIKGPNFHLRFFRIEKGGNSPRHSHNYEHEIFILKGDGKVYIDGEDYYISNNFFVYIPPNKEHQIINEGEGDLEFLCIIPNIK
- a CDS encoding glycosyltransferase family 39 protein, yielding MKLILDKKRVFFLLIVAFLITNFLIFIPKFIYGDEAWSAKVSSLGLISAILNSLNDFHPPLYHILLSLFLYIFPHNEILLRIISLVFGILTIYIILFKLNEFIGEDESKYLGILITVSPFFLYISTLVRMYSLALFLSSLSILFFFNLLKGERVYKIHFVISNILMMLTHHLTIPLFFIESLYFLIKKRWSSFITSIICGIIYLPFSYIFFIQLKRRFELSRGWGNITFESFLSDFFSYLFLNSKEVFIFIIFILVFIIILGLIKFKNEFKIFLIFYFFTYFIMFFSITKIFGSLYFHYISFIIIPSYYLLIEGAFFFKKYKEKVLIFLIILFYIFVPFSLIKGHPEIPQIKNLLDGKKVIFLNKYEMYRYTFNITGEFKYILDLPLNNFMFDTSKKIEFALNFLEKEEKPTIFVYSQVGSDLLSLYDPKGKIKKYLDENSSSKIIFGIYSDLTLFIYFLEPVK
- a CDS encoding VOC family protein, translating into MKEKLFEEIIQIAIVVEDLENSLKIFNDEYGIGPWKIYKIDKETTVEMKRNDEYREFEYIVAMCEMGSVELELVQPIDENSVYYEFLKNHGPGLHHIGFKIKDFNKVNEFFNQRGIKPHQSGIWSGKFFAHMKTEKDLNFVLEIFNKTENYKKPEPIKIYS
- a CDS encoding OsmC family protein: MKDITFEASVELKEGLTFEAKTRNFSFIIDEPENLGGKNLGPNPVEYLLFALGGCLGIVIQVVAKEMNLKIDKIKINLRGELNPLRFMGKDFSERAGYKKITVEVDIKSEESKEKLHELIKKVEERCPISDNIRNVTPVEIVLK
- a CDS encoding SLC13 family permease, with product MKNEIISILIFILSYLLIIFDILPRTIIVFFSASILVLLKILTPNEALSFVNWDAITLLFGMFTLVITLKEVNFFKIVGNRVVRIFGKNLILLFISLSLLTAFLSAFMDSITVMMFISSLTIEISKILGFNPVPFILIEIVSSNIGGSSTMVGDPPNVIIGTSLGFSFIDFLKNVAPISIIVLIFNIIYFLFIFKNDLKIKIKKEVEIKRIEIKDKYSFFVSIFVFLLTVSLLVFHKTINISVGVIGLIGASLALFLNGNRFRNIWEKIDWDTLLFFIGLFIIVGSLEKVGFLSQITNFMIKIFKNPKILPSELLFFSGILSSVVDNVPLAFSMVPIIKNMSVLKGIPIGVLAWGLSLGTDLGGNGTPIGASANVVALSILEKSGIRVSWGYYLKKVFLGTILSLILSGLLLILFHRF
- a CDS encoding M20 family metallopeptidase, producing the protein MKDYKSCSGISAIIGKKDGKVIAIRSDMDALPIKEETGLPYSSKNENMHACGHDGHMAIVLGVAKVLKKYEDKLNGKVKFIFQPGEEKECGAKLLIDEGILENPKVDAILGIHVGNFIDEIENGVIGLYKGPFMASIDSFKILVLGKGTHGATPHRGVDPIYISSQIVLSIQEIISREIEVFSPSVISFGKISGGTSYNVIPELVEIEGTVRTLDENIRVYVRNRMEEIISNITKSFRGNYKFEYHFGYPVVVNDPELTDRFYEITKMVVDENKIKFLKKPTMVGEDFSYYTKNIPGLYIFLSSKKVENPYPHHNTKFDIDERVLPIGTLAISNFIINYLK
- a CDS encoding universal stress protein, whose product is MNKLFEKILVSLEPSEEWKIFLSYLTKCFKDSKFYILSVIDTTKFIGRGIKLYEDYLTELIEKSLKDYEELLNEKKVDFEIVLRKGRVKDSVFDEVKEKGIDLLVIGSHSAVGVKRLKLGGIAKDILINSHIPVLVMNALVEPSLKPKILNPTTGSQYSYEATIFSLKYAKNFNGNLTVLFLIKDEKIIENYMERVKIESEKLSIDVNFKIFEKDPLESILESTKEHDLIIGSRGYKGFKYKLRNIIKEFSLDYIVRSTITLSEKPILLICD
- a CDS encoding nucleoside 2-deoxyribosyltransferase; this translates as MKIYFAFSIRGGTRNDNLIKDIYNFLKEKGHSITTEFNLIPTYSESLFSDNDIFKRDIEALLNSDLLLADVNSPSLGVGFEIAFALCNKKRVIAFLEEGKILSAMINGNPEIILIRYKDLKDLKEKLNKYF